A section of the Phacochoerus africanus isolate WHEZ1 chromosome 4, ROS_Pafr_v1, whole genome shotgun sequence genome encodes:
- the MARCHF2 gene encoding E3 ubiquitin-protein ligase MARCHF2, translated as MTTGDCCHLPGSLCDCSDSPAFSKVVEATGLGPPQYVAQVTSRDGRLLSTVIRALDTPSDGPFCRICHEGANGESLLSPCGCTGTLGAVHKSCLERWLSSSNTSYCELCHTEFAVEKRPRPLTEWLKDPGPRTEKRTLCCDMVCFLFITPLAAISGWLCLRGAQDHLRLHSRLEAVGLIALTIALFTIYVLWTLVSFRYHCQLYSEWRRTNQKVRLKIRTSDGSEGTQHSPLAAGLLKKVAEETPV; from the exons ATGACGACGGGTGACTGCTGTCACCTCCCTGGCTCCCTGTGTGACTGCTCTGACAGCCCTGCCTTCTCCAAGGTTGTGGAGGCCACGGGCCTTGGGCCACCCCAGTATGTGGCCCAGGTGACTTCAAGGGACGGCCGGCTCCTCTCCACTGTCATCCGGGCCTTGGACACGCCGAG TGATGGTCCCTTCTGCCGGATCTGCCACGAGGGAGCGAATGGGGAGAGCTTGCTGTCTCCTTGTGGTTGCACTGGCACACTGGGCGCCGTGCACAAGAGCTGTCTGGAGAGGTGGCTTTCCTCATCCAACACCAGCTACTGTGAGCTGTGCCACACGGAGTTTGCAGTGGAGAAGCGGCCCCGGCCCCTCACAGAG TGGCTGAAGGACCCTGGGCCTCGGACAGAGAAGCGGACGCTGTGCTGTGACATGGTTTGCTTCCTGTTCATCACACCGCTGGCTGCCATCTCAGGCTGGCTGTGCCTGCGCGGGGCCCAGGACCACCTCCGGCTCCACAGCCGGCTGGAGGCCGTGGGACTCATCGCCCTCACCATCGCCCTCTTCACCATCTATGTCCTCTGGACACTG GTCTCATTCCGCTACCATTGCCAGCTGTACTCCGAATGGAGAAGGACCAACCAGAAAGTGCGCCTGAAGATCCGGACCTCCGATGGCTCCGAGGGCACCCAACACTCCCCGCTGGCCGCTGGACTCCTGAAGAAAGTGGCAGAGGAGACACCTGTGTGA
- the RAB11B gene encoding ras-related protein Rab-11B, whose protein sequence is MGTRDDEYDYLFKVVLIGDSGVGKSNLLSRFTRNEFNLESKSTIGVEFATRSIQVDGKTIKAQIWDTAGQERYRAITSAYYRGAVGALLVYDIAKHLTYENVERWLKELRDHADSNIVIMLVGNKSDLRHLRAVPTDEARAFAEKNNLSFIETSALDSTNVEEAFKNILTEIYRIVSQKQIADRAAHDESPGNNVVDISVPPTTDGQKPNKLQCCQNL, encoded by the exons ATGGGGACCCGGGACGACGAGTACGACTACCTATTCAAAG tGGTGCTCATCGGGGACTCGGGAGTGGGGAAGAGCAACCTGCTGTCCCGCTTCACCCGCAACGAGTTCAACCTGGAGAGCAAGAGCACCATCGGCGTGGAGTTTGCCACCCGCAGCATCCAGGTGGACGGCAAGACCATCAAGGCACAGATCTGGGACACCGCCGGCCAGGAGCGCTACCGGGCCATCACCTCTGC ATACTACCGTGGTGCAGTGGGCGCACTGCTGGTGTATGATATTGCCAAGCACCTGACGTATGAGAACGTGGAGCGCTGGCTGAAGGAGCTGCGGGACCACGCCGACAGCAACATTGTCATCATGCTGGTGGGCAACAAGAGCGACTTGCGCCACCTGCGGGCCGTGCCCACGGACGAGGCCCGTGCCTTTGCAG AAAAGAATAACTTGTCCTTCATTGAGACCTCAGCCTTGGATTCCACCAACGTAGAGGAAGCTTTCAAGAACATCCTCACAG AGATCTACCGCATCGTGTCACAGAAGCAGATTGCAGACCGTGCAGCACACGACGAGTCCCCCGGAAACAACGTGGTGGACATCAGCGTGCCGCCCACCACCGACGGACAGAAACCCAACAAGCTGCAGTGCTGCCAGAACCTGTGA